The following proteins are encoded in a genomic region of Coffea eugenioides isolate CCC68of chromosome 6, Ceug_1.0, whole genome shotgun sequence:
- the LOC113775828 gene encoding serine/threonine-protein kinase 38-like produces MSFQLEEIDADVDYYRVRSCRTENIGEIFALKKLRKSDMLRQGQVEHVRFERNLLVEVDSQCIVKLFYSFQDSNFLYLIMEYLAGVDIMTLLMREDILSEDVARFYIAESILVIHSIH; encoded by the exons ATGTCATTCCAACTAGAAGAAATTGATGCAGATGTTGACTATTACagg GTTAGATCGTGTCGTACTGAAAATATAGGAGAAATATTTGCCttgaagaaattaaggaagtCAGATATGCTCAGGCAGGGACAG GTTGAGCATGTTCGCTTTGAGAGGAATTTGCTTGTAGAGGTTGACAGTCAGTGTATAGTGAAACTTTTTTATTCTTTCCAAGATTCAAATTTTTTGTACCTTATCATGGAATATTTAGCTGGTGTGGACATCATGACCTTGCTGATGAGAGAGGATATTCTTTCTGAAGATGTTGCCAGATTCTACATTGCTGAAAGTATTCTTGTTATACATTCGATTCATTAA
- the LOC113774569 gene encoding reticulon-like protein B12, translating into MGSSSDRLFNRQGTVHQILGGGLAADVILWRHKNSSAGILVVTLAAWVVFEKSGYTLISLVSSVFLLLLTILFFWAKSAAILNRPAPPLPHLHLSEEMVNDAAATIRSHINMLLSISQDIALGKDSRMFVKAAACLLLISAIGTFTDFLSLGYISLVTLLTVPAIYERYEDQIDRFAILGYKRLRLLYDRLDRECISRIQSLNLEKKKLS; encoded by the exons ATGGGTTCATCATCAGATCGGTTGTTCAACAGGCAGGGAACAGTTCATCAAATTCTTGGAGGAGGGCTTG CTGCAGATGTGATACTGTGGAGGCACAAGAACTCAAGTGCCGGAATATTAGTTGTAACTTTAGCAGCTTGGGTGGTCTTTGAAAAATCTGGCTATACATTGATATCCTTGGTATCGAGTGTGTTCTTGCTTCTGTTGACAATTCTCTTTTTCTGGGCGAAATCTGCGGCTATCCTCAACAG ACCTGCTCCACCTCTGCCACATTTGCATCTCTCAGAGGAAATGGTTAACGATGCAGCGGCTACTATACGCAGTCACATAAATATGTTGCTCTCAATATCCCAGGATATAGCACTGGGTAAGGACTCGAGGATGTTTGTTAAAGCTGCGGCATGCCTGCTGCTCATCTCTGCCATTGGTACCTTTACGGATTTCCTTTCACTGGGCTACATTA GCCTAGTTACTCTTCTTACAGTTCCTGCAATTTATGAGAGGTATGAGGACCAGATTGACAGATTTGCAATTTTGGGCTACAAGAGATTGAGGCTGTTGTATGACCGGCTTGATAGAGAGTGTATTAGCAGGATTCAGAGTTTAAATTTGGAGAAGAAAAAGCTTAGCTGA
- the LOC113774568 gene encoding E3 ubiquitin-protein ligase Hakai, producing MLQIRLRKPSSEAGGLKPLPADTVTVACPDHLVLADLPVAKCLGSPAATALVKIVGRRSRRQLGERVHFCVHCDLPIAIYGRLSPCDHVFCLDCARSDSFCFICDERIQKIQTIKLMEGIFICAAPHCLKSFLKKSDFESHILETHGDLLHPNAEKEGNDSEAASMRKSTASDSTVQAPPRPMFSMHSNSQVHDRDAHRPQLRDQSISRPFMQPKVMPFFPGQIQNHSSEQLLDNNAPPGFDRLGSQNRFTQQAFDSPGGIRQDSSQIPEKQQGIRAESPFPEYPMQALQSPGFAGPVNLNPGLVPPQFVYPHFMPDGAQPFYGAPYDMARPESTPEVGSEQGPLLGFPPGPAGSINFAESYPRPWSLGPGVGNFERSPTGQGSVEGFMNNTASDPQGRRPAILQGDYGRNPAALLSNLPLHPSTNKGMESGQSGTSMDARDGKGILAQPPLPLPPPPPFPPHLAQIKRGKFYSNETNNDGQGFGWPNEKRDSFVSNQE from the exons ATGCTTCAGATCCGCCTGAGGAAGCCATCCAGTGAAGCTGGAGGTTTGAAGCCCTTGCCTGCTGACACAGTGACAGTGGCATGCCCTGATCACCTTGTCTTAGCGGATCTCCCTGTAGCAAAGTGCCTTGGTTCACCTGCTGCAACTGCCCTTGTCAAGATTGTTGGTCGTAGGTCCCGTCGCCAACTTGGTGAAAGAGTTCATTTTTGTGTACATTGTGACTTACCCATCGCTATCTATGGACGTCTG AGCCCTTGTGACCATGTCTTCTGTCTGGATTGCGCCAGGAGTGATTCTTTTTGCTTCAT ATGTGACGAACGGATTCAGAAGATTCAGACAATTAAGTTGATGGAAGGAATCTTCATTTGTGCTGCCCCTCACTGTCTCAAGTCTTTCCTCAAGAAGTCTGATTTTGAGTCACATATCCTTGAGACTCATGGTGACCTTCTGCATCCCAATgcagaaaaagaaggaaatgaTTCAGAGGCAGCAAGTATGAGAAAATCTACAGCCTCAGATTCTACAGTTCAAGCCCCACCGAGGCCAATGTTTTCTATGCACTCAAATTCCCAGGTTCATGATCGTGATGCTCATCGTCCACAATTGAGAGACCAATCAATTTCTAGGCCTTTCATGCAGCCAAAAGTAATGCCATTTTTTCCTGGGCAAATTCAGAACCATTCCTCAGAGCAACTTCTTGATAATAATGCGCCTCCAGGCTTTGACAGGCTTGGTTCACAGAACCGCTTTACTCAGCAGGCTTTTGATTCACCTGGTGGCATACGGCAAGATTCAAGTCAGATTCCAGAAAAGCAGCAAGGAATAAGAGCAGAGTCTCCGTTTCCTGAATATCCGATGCAAGCCCTTCAATCCCCTGGCTTTGCTGGACCAGTGAATCTGAATCCAGGTTTAGTTCCCCCTCAGTTTGTTTATCCCCATTTTATGCCTGATGGAGCTCAACCATTTTATGGTGCACCATATGACATGGCAAGGCCAGAGTCAACGCCAGAAGTTGGATCAGAACAAGGGCCATTGTTAGGCTTTCCACCCGGTCCTGCTGGTAGCATAAATTTTGCGGAAAGCTATCCTCGGCCCTGGAGTTTGGGACCTGGTGTTGGGAATTTTGAAAGATCTCCCACGGGTCAAGGGAGTGTTGAGGGCTTCATGAATAATACTGCATCAGATCCTCAAGGAAGAAGGCCTGCAATTCTCCAAGGGGATTATGGACGGAATCCAGCAGCTTTACTTTCAAACCTACCACTACATCCTTCCACGAACAAAGGGATGGAAAGCGGGCAAAGTGGAACATCTATGGACGCTCGGGACGGGAAGGGCATATTAGCACAGCCACCTCTTCCCctcccaccaccacctcctTTTCCTCCACATTTGGCTCAGATTAAACGAGGCAAGTTCTACTCCAATGAGACAAACAATGATGGACAAGgctttggttggccaaatgaaaaGCGTGACAGTTTTGTTAGTAATCAGGAGTAG